CAAAATATGTCTAATTACTAGGTGTCAGGGGAAAACTTTCCCTGGGATCAGGGTATCTCTTAGTTCCCTATTGCAGGGCTTCCTCCATCTTCCTTTGCAGCATCTCgtactggccactggatactgggctagacaggcTGTAGGTCTGAGCTTGTCTGACAGTGCCCATCTTCCTATTGGTGGTCTAATTCCAAGACAatgtttttgctgtttttccttGAGGTCCTGGGAATCTCTAGATTTgcactaaaaagaacaggagtacttgtggcaccttagagactaacaaatttattagagcataagctttttgatatgcatccgaagaagtgggttgtagcccacgaaagcttatgctctaataaatttgttagtctctaaggtgccacaagtactcctgttctttttgaggatacagactaacacggctgctaccctgaaacctgtcattagattTGCACTGAGAGCAGAAAGATGTCTCGCTAAATATCATCTAGTCTCCTGTTCCTTTTCCTTTCAGGAAGGAAAGTTCAAAAATCCCTGGACCTGCCCCAGTATattatgtcagctgtcaatgacaccaaatTCAACTCTGTAGTGTTCCTTCTCACCGGGATACCTGGGCTGGAAGACGTCCATATCTGGATCTCTATCCCCTTCTGCTTCATATATGTTATTTCAATAGTAGGAAATTCAGTtattctgttcattataaaaacagatccaaccctccatgagcccatgtatattttccttttcatgttGGCCGTCACGGACCTTGGCTTATCGATAGCCACCATGCCTACAATACTGGGCATATACTTGTTTAACTCTAGAGGAATCAGCCTCAATGCCTGTTTTGCCCAGTTGTTCTTCATCCACTCACTTTCAAAAATGGAATCCTCCGTGCtcttgttgatggcctttgaccgcttcatcgccatctgtaacccactaagaTATACCTCCATCTTAACTCCACTGAGGATAGCCAAGATGGGACTGGTGGCTGTTCTAACATCGGTGGCCGTAATACTCCCACTCCCCATTCTCCTGAAACGGTTCCAATACTGTCGAGAcaatgtcctctcccattcctactgcATGCACCAGGATGTCATGAAGGCGGCTTGTTCAGACATCTCAGTGAACAGCATCTATGGCTTGTTGGGTAAAATCTCCACGGTGGGGTTGGACTCGctcctcatcttcctctcttatgtgatgatcGTCAAAACAGTGCTGAGTGTTGCATCCCACAGAGAGTGCCTcagggccctgaacacctgcgTCTCCCACCTCTGCTCTGTCGTGCTCTTCTACATATCAGACATTGGCCTGGCTTTGATACACAGATTCGGAAATAGCTCTACTCACTTGCTTCAGATTATCCTGGGCTACGTCTACCTGCTGGTCCCGCCCCTTATGAACCCAATTGTGTACAgcgtgaaaagcaaacaccttcgtgAGAGGATAATCAGGGCATTTGTCAAGTGAAGGGTCAGTTCATCACCTGGCTCCAGTGCTGGCAACATGGGAGAGGAAAAACACAAGCGATGGCCATGACCACATATTCCATCCTGgaacctcttcccctgaggccctttcctttgccccatctcttccctgaAGACCACACCTCTACTATTCCCCTTTACCCGAGACTCTGCCCCCTttccaggctggaagccagagccaggccttGCTAAGAACTGCCCAGGGAACCAGAGCCACAGTGAGGTGCCCCATACCCTCCACATTTTATCCCCCAGGGTTTACAAGTCAGGGAATGTGGAGactctggggctccccacagcaaccTGTACTTCCAGGGCAGCTCTTACCTTGCCCTGACTGTGGCCTGGCTGGGAGGAGGAGCCTCAGGGAAAGTGGAGGAGCAAGAGGCAGGGCTTAGTGAGAAGATATGGGGCAGGAGACAGGGCTTCAGGGGAAAAAGGGGAGTAGGGTCTGAACCAACGTGGACCACAGCAATCAGGACAGTGGGGCTGATCCTGAGTAAAGGAGGACGCTGGGGCTGGAGGGTAGGAGACCTTGTGTTTTTGATAAGACTAAATTAATGTGACCCCACAAAGGGGTCTCTTGTAAGTATCCCAGTGTGAcagtgctgcccgtgggagccagccgaggtcactcaattagggtgaactgcaaacaaaacggggcagacaaacccccaaACGCTgctggatattccaatacttagatttaccaaaacAGTTTCtctagtacctcactggttactcagaagtccaaacaacgcagttcccttaaagtgcccagcctcaggcctccatccacaCACATCTGTCAGATATGAGGATgcttactgaaaatcttatctcatcatataaaagaataggttcttccaatcccaaagggtcagccacatacccaggtccaattataacttagatcctacccaaaatacacgcttatagccaattcttattaactaaactaaaatttatttaaaaagaaaagagagagagtgttggttaaaagatcaatatacagacagacttgaattcaattcttgaggttcagatacatagcagagctGAGCTTGTAGTtgacaaaagtccttttagaaatagtccatgggttgtagtccaatgtccatattcagggtggctccagtcagtgactggggatcataatccttgtggcttaaggtttccccctcttgaaacccaaagcagaccTGAGATGAAGTAGGATCATGTCCctaggtttttatacatttccagcaatcttttggcctgagaaaacaataggctcaaCTTTCCTTCTTCTAaccatcctggcaattagcacaggataaattatccattaaacagttcagatacaggttaccacaaccttcaaagagatgtatagacaataatactgtggggaaaaagaactTCTTTATGACAGCCAAAGTAACACCGAAGGCCCAAATTTAGGCCCTCTGACAGAAGCTGACTATACAGACGGCCTTTACATAGAACcgtacaggccagggcctgaacaaAACTAAGCTTcacaattccctgccaaataCGGTCATGGgctatgaccagaggagggaggggaagggagcaatGCAATAGGCCTTAGCAACAGAATAACTGCTTGTTTATGAAATACATGATAACTGCCTGTCTGTAAGAACATGATAACCACTTGTTTATAAAACATAATAACCGCctatatgaagaaattgcttctagtaAAGGTCAACTTCCCCTATAGTTCCAGCTATCTGCCAACCAGCCAATCATATATCATCTTTGGCCATCCCATAATAAACCCCTATGCCCTTAACCATAGAAccctggaaaaaacagtatgttcCCTGATGAGAACAACACtccaactggtgccaagtaccacccatgtcggaaaccaccaagaaacccccccacccaataggcacccaattctcATAAATAATGAGGGAGCTACCGGGAAAAAGGGACAGACCCCTACTCTTATTTTCGCATAAATGAcatattatttgtactatgcttgcGGTTTGACGGAATAAAGGCAGCCTGCGTGCTGTGCTAGGGGTGGTAGTTTTCGGACTGCcaccccaacgcgttggtatgtattgcaataaactggcctcaggcttgagtctgtgaactaaaatcaatgtgtgggtgactttttccacaacaatactatttcactcaagtatcatcataaatgttaatattcccttttttatctttgaattaaagctatagcaatagacaaggcttgtttgcttacatcacaagacctgagcaaacatctatccttgagatctctaacaatacagacttacatttcaaagctctattcatttacctaTCTTCCTAAGCAGTCTCTACAGGTCAGCCATGGGTCAgatcagtctgtgagttaattaactctttctggccctgtcacctttcaatgagatattatattatactCATAACGTCACACCCGGGCTGAGAGTAAGTCATTGCAAGAACCTTAGAGGGAAGGGCAGGGTGCCTGCAGAGCTACCTCAGACCCCTAGGGGGCACTCTGGGTTGGCCCCCATCCACACGGATTTGGGCAGAGTGGGCTGAACTCTTGGAAGCCGTTACCAATGGGTGGATGTCAGCCCAACCCCCAGACTGCTGTAAACTCCACAGAGGCAGGGGGAAAACAGGCCAGCGAATCAAACCCTTGTAACTGGCTTCTTGCCATCCGGCTCTGTGCAGCACTGGGGGAGCTCTGCTGACACAGCAGAGAATGCAACTGGGCCTGTCTCTGCTCAGGTGTCTGGAAGGCTGGGCCTGTTCTGTACTGCTCGGTAACTCCAGACAGCTTGGTTTTGATTCCCAGGTTGTGCGTGATGGTGGCCAAGCCACTGGATGTCTCTGCACAGGTGGATAATAGCCTTGCCCTGCCTCACAGCGGTGGCGAGAAGATAAATaaagtaactcttcacttaaagtcatcccggttaacgttgtttcgttgttacgttgctgatcaattagggaacatgctcgtttaaagttgtgtaatagattcatagattcatagattctaggactggaagggacctcgagaggtcatcgagtccagtcccctgcccgcatggcaggaccaaatactgtctagaccatccctgatagacatttatctaacctactcttaaatatatatatacagaatgCTCCTTTCTAATGTCCTTTGGCAGCCAAcggctttgtctactgcttgcagaaagagcagcccgttggagctggtgggggcttggaaccagggtggaccggcagccccccatcagctccctgctcccctaagttccctgtgcagcagctgcctgcagttcagctgtgtccctccccccattgccatgtgctgctcctgccctctgccttggagctgctccctgagactcctgcttaatgtgtgggggggggagggaaagaagaggggggctaatgtcagagtgtccccctcccccctgctcctgcacccctctttccccatcttccatagagcaggtgggacacaccagggctcaggaggagggagcttgcagcagctgcagtctcagcaagctaatctaattaacaaggcagtgtacttaaaagaattgtgcatatctccctccattcctgctgccttctgtaaagagagagttaacccttgagggctcagccaattgctagttcatcatttagcagtaagggaaatatcccaccctctgactcctccacctcaaccaagcttcacaatcatcatcactgtataccagtattaaattgtttgtttaaaacttatactttgtgtttgtgcgtgtgtgtaaatatatatatatatatatataagatagTCTTTTGtcaggtgaaaaaaatttccctggaacctaaccccctcatttacattaattcttatggggaaattggattcgcttaacattgttttgcttaaaagtcgcatttttcaggaacagaactacaacgttgagtgaggagttactgtacattcaATGCAGTTAGAGACCCTAAGATCAGGGCTGTGTCAGGGTTCCACAGAGCAACACCTCTGACATTGGTCTATAAAAGGCTTCTTATCACAGCCTCCTGTGACAGCTGCTTCTGGGAAGACTCCATCCCCTTGGTGTCTGTTGCAGATGTAGGGGTGACAGTGAGGGTTAGGTAGTGGATTTCTGAGGGTAATGTTGGAGTGTCACAGGGACGCCAGGAGTTTCAGCACAGTCACAGTCAATGATACTAAATTGGACTAACTGCCAACCTAGGGCTCAATGGCCATGGGGCCTCATCTTTGGTGGTCTGGCTGGGAGAAAGCTGTCTGAGGGCAAAGGTCAGCTTCACACCTAGGCCCTGTAACACAGACACGGCTGAGCACTATGGTGACTGGGCCCAGGCTCACACAGCTCCTGAAGCTAAAGGACAgcattggcacaagaacaaatgaggaCAAACTGGCCAAGAGCAAACTGAGGCTGGAAAAGAGAAGTTGGTTTCTGAACATTAAAgtagggaggttctggaacagctgcCCAATGAAAAAGTGGGGAAAACAGCGTTTGAAGATAGAGCTCGACAGGTTTATGCACTGGGCGATATGCCGGGGTTGCCTGTCACAATGGGGGACTGGGCTTTTTTAAGTCCTGTCCCCTGAAGGAATGCCAGGCCCCACCGATGGGtaaggcagagctgggaggggggcaATGTTCCAGCCTACAGTGACAGCCTCCTCAGACCTGAGTGGGTTCCTGGATCCCCAAGAGAAACTGGAGGCTTTTCATCTGCTTCGTCTTCATAACGTTAATGAAGGTGGCACTGACAGAGTCTATGGCTGCACTCTGGGCATGGAAAGTTGAAAACTTCCTGCCCAGTCTATGGCTGGGGCATTGTGCCCATCAGCTACTCTAACCAGccctcccatctctgtgcagcccccTCCACCCTGTACAACGTCCCTTCAGCAGATCCTGCAGGCAGTGGCTACTGTGACAGACCCTGGTAGCACATCTCTGATGAGCTTGTgctagcagggagctggagagggtcCTAGAGCAGTTGTGGAGGCACAAAGGATGGGTAGGTCTAGGTACCAGTGGATCACTGAGATCTGTACCTCACTTCTGGGATCCCAGGATCCTGAGTCCCTCTGTTTATTGCTCAAGGATAAGGGAAGGGACCTCCCCCCCTGGAACTATCCGAGGGAATTTCCCTGTGAGGAGCCTTGTGGAATCTCCCTTCCCTGGCCTGCACCTGGGTTCGTAATGCAGGGGAGAAATCTGGtcctattttattattattattattatttttttcagcaaCCTTACAGTGGTGACAGCCTCATTGTTACCACTAGGCCACCCCCAAGGTAGACATGTGACTAATCTGAATAAAGCAAACAGTGATGGCAAGCCCGGATTCCAGGAAAagagcctgcagcagggctggtgctGCAGTCCAGTTGATTTCCACCACCACACATCCCCTGTGATTTGGcctcctgcagtttgccattggccGTGATGGGGGTTAAAGCTGGTGCACATGAAGCCAAGAAGCTGAGCTTCCCTGATGgccaagtggcccccaagggaatgtgcagacatgcTTCATAAAGACAGTTGCCTCCCTAtctgaacagatactgcctgctGCCCTGCAACCTCTCCGATGACTCCTTGTCCTTTAGGGTGAAGACCTCTGGTGTCAGCAGCTCCATGTCTAGCAGGAACTGGGTATGGTGGTAAGCTTCACTATCTTTAAAATGTGAAGTGAAGGGGAAAGACTGTGAgctgtttccatttgcagatgttctgtgcaGCAGCAGAGGGCTCTCAGCTGGGCTGTCTGGGTAACTCAGTGACAGGACTGAAGGACCCTAGGTAGCTTGGGAACCCCTCCGCTACATCTGACCAAGCTCCACGGTGGGTTGTTTAAGCTGCACAAATACCTGCTAGTGTTAAAACCCCGATGCCCCAAGTCAGGATTTCTCAAAGGATCCCATTTCTAGAGGTGCCGTGAACCATGGGCCTGAACCTGCCaggggctgagggagaggagaggatacTGCCTGGAATATCAGTGGCTAGTTCCCAAATCACCTTAGGCTTATGTCCTCCTGGACATTTAATCAGCAAATGCATTTCCAAAGGTTTTATTCTCTGGATCGATTGTGAAGGCGGCTGCGTTGTTCTATGGTAACAGGGACGATAGAAATATGCTCTATTTCCTGACTGGCTGAGGGCTCCAGCACTTCTACCATATAGATACTCCTCAGAGTTACAGGGCTACTGGCATGTCTGTCCCCCTCTGGTCTCTGAGAACCAGATGTCAGGCCTCATAGCCTTCCCTCTCATGGGGTGGAATCCCGCCATCCTCCCACCCTCAGACTAGTCCCTGGGTTCCAACACATTGCAAATCAACTGTGCTTGCCCAGCAGATCCAAGTGGGTTCGCCACTGGTGGTTCTTTCCTTTGGAAGTCTGTGACTAGTGGTGAGATGAGTGACCAGTCAGCCTTCTTGACTTTTTACTGTTTAATCTGAATATTAGGAATAAAGTGTAACATGGGAGAACAAGAGGATTTTCAAACAACAATCTTACACATCTCTGACCCCAAACCCTCCCACTCTGACAGGGACCCAGACAGGCCAAGAGCCTTCAGATTTCCTCAGAGGTGTCTGTCCTTGAAGACTGAAGAGCTTCTCAGCAACAGCTGCCCCACCTCTGGACAGACTTGCAACACTTACTGTGTAATGTGGTTTGAACCCGTAAATAGGCTCTTCCCAAGTTGTATCCACCATGTTGTCTCTCAACCTCCCTGGGGTGGTTACAGAGTAATGGCTTTTCTTGAGCTATTGCTTGTTTTCCAGATGGTTGCTATTAAACTAAGAAGAACCAGACTGGTTTCACCTAACATAACATAAACATCCCACTACCTAGGGGGGAAGGGATAAtgcagtggcttgagcattggcttgctaaaccccaggttgtgagttcaatccttgaggaggccacttagtgatctggggcaaaatcagttcttggtcctgctagtgaaggcagggggctggactcaatgactttcccttccagttctaggagatagaatatctccatttattaataTAAGTCTACAGGAAACATCCCAAGAATTAAATTTAACTTACACTTTCATTATGACACCTCAGCTTCATGTCTGTCACAAAGTCGCTCCTGGATACTATGTATTTTAAGAACGCAGGACATAgacagtcagagagagagagagagagagagagagagagcaagcaataGACTACTTTCCTGTGGGAAATGAAATTCCATTTCCATTTCTACTCATGTATTTGAAATTGAAATCCACCTCTTGCAAACCCTCATTTTGGCTAAATAACAGGTGCTGGAGTTACTATGTA
The DNA window shown above is from Trachemys scripta elegans isolate TJP31775 chromosome 1, CAS_Tse_1.0, whole genome shotgun sequence and carries:
- the LOC117872061 gene encoding olfactory receptor 51G2-like: MSAVNDTKFNSVVFLLTGIPGLEDVHIWISIPFCFIYVISIVGNSVILFIIKTDPTLHEPMYIFLFMLAVTDLGLSIATMPTILGIYLFNSRGISLNACFAQLFFIHSLSKMESSVLLLMAFDRFIAICNPLRYTSILTPLRIAKMGLVAVLTSVAVILPLPILLKRFQYCRDNVLSHSYCMHQDVMKAACSDISVNSIYGLLGKISTVGLDSLLIFLSYVMIVKTVLSVASHRECLRALNTCVSHLCSVVLFYISDIGLALIHRFGNSSTHLLQIILGYVYLLVPPLMNPIVYSVKSKHLRERIIRAFVK